From the genome of Campylobacter concisus, one region includes:
- a CDS encoding ATP-dependent Clp protease ATP-binding subunit has product MADITENLTAQMQETLEKGISLAIFSKNPQVVPLHIFWALLADSNSILNQVFNKMNVSKDAVELEVKSKISSLPSSSNVTKDNVSVSRELINSLENAKALMVSMGDSYIAVDTWIISALELSEIKQILSKFCDILEIKKNLERIRGGKKIDSQTGDDTLDSLEKFGIDLTQKALNKELDPVIGRDEEITRMMQILIRKSKNNPILLGEPGVGKTAIVEGLAQKIVARDVPTSLANKRVIALDMSAVVAGAKYRGEFEDRLKAVIDEVKKAGNIILFIDEIHTIVGAGASEGGMDAANILKPALARGELHAVGATTLKEYRKYFEKDAALQRRFQPIDVKEPSVNEALQILRGIKERLEVHHGITITDSALVAAARLSDRYIANRFLPDKAIDLIDEAAAELKMQIESEPYELSKIKREIVTLQVEKEALKMEDADKNKERLGEIEKEIADLNEKKLALDTKFENEKAVFGGISKATKEIDSLKSQAEIAKRNGDLQKAAEIEYGKIADAKKHKHELEEKWESMKKEGVLLKNQVDEELVAEILSKWTGISVKKMLTSEKEKYLRIEEHLRESVVGQDDALHALARAVKRNKAGLNEGQRPIGSFLFLGPTGVGKTQSAKALAKFLFDDEKALIRFDMSEYMEKHSVSRLLGAPPGYVGYDEGGQLTEAVRRRPYSVILFDEVEKAHKDVFNILLGILDDGRATDNKGVTVDFKNTIIILTSNIASNFIMELKGEDRDVAVKNELKNYFKPEFLNRLDDTIIFNPLNEQGLISIVEIMFKELEKTLHNRGIKAVLSEEAKKFIAKAGFDIVYGARPLRRALYELVEDKIADMILKDELESGDEITIDSDGEKIIIKKK; this is encoded by the coding sequence ATGGCTGATATAACAGAAAATTTAACAGCTCAGATGCAAGAAACTCTTGAAAAAGGTATTAGTTTAGCGATATTTTCTAAAAATCCGCAAGTTGTTCCGCTTCATATTTTTTGGGCTTTGCTTGCAGATAGTAATTCTATTTTAAACCAAGTGTTTAATAAAATGAATGTAAGTAAAGATGCTGTCGAGCTTGAAGTAAAAAGTAAAATTTCTTCACTTCCAAGCAGCTCAAACGTTACAAAAGATAACGTTTCAGTTTCAAGAGAGCTTATAAATTCTCTTGAAAATGCAAAAGCGTTGATGGTAAGCATGGGTGATAGTTACATCGCTGTTGATACATGGATCATCTCGGCTCTTGAACTTAGTGAGATCAAACAAATTTTAAGTAAATTTTGCGACATCTTGGAGATCAAAAAGAACCTTGAGAGAATAAGAGGTGGCAAAAAGATAGATAGCCAAACTGGCGATGATACGCTTGATAGCTTAGAGAAATTTGGTATTGATCTAACACAAAAAGCGTTAAATAAAGAGCTTGATCCAGTCATCGGCCGTGATGAAGAGATCACTAGAATGATGCAAATCTTAATAAGAAAGAGCAAAAACAACCCTATCTTGCTCGGTGAGCCAGGCGTTGGTAAGACAGCCATCGTTGAGGGCTTGGCTCAAAAGATAGTGGCTCGTGATGTGCCAACAAGCCTTGCAAACAAGCGTGTCATCGCGCTTGATATGAGTGCAGTTGTAGCTGGTGCAAAGTATAGAGGTGAGTTTGAAGATAGGCTAAAAGCTGTCATCGACGAGGTAAAAAAAGCTGGTAACATCATACTTTTTATAGATGAAATTCATACGATAGTAGGAGCTGGTGCGAGCGAGGGTGGTATGGATGCTGCAAATATCCTAAAACCAGCTCTTGCACGTGGTGAGCTTCACGCTGTTGGTGCTACGACATTAAAAGAGTATAGAAAATACTTTGAAAAAGATGCGGCGCTTCAAAGACGCTTCCAGCCGATAGACGTTAAAGAACCAAGCGTAAATGAGGCATTGCAAATTTTACGTGGTATAAAAGAGCGCCTTGAAGTTCATCACGGTATCACGATAACTGATAGCGCACTAGTTGCTGCTGCAAGGCTAAGTGACCGCTACATCGCAAACCGCTTCTTGCCAGATAAGGCGATAGATCTTATAGATGAGGCAGCAGCTGAGCTTAAGATGCAAATAGAGAGCGAACCATACGAGCTTTCAAAGATAAAACGCGAGATCGTAACGCTTCAAGTAGAAAAAGAAGCTCTAAAGATGGAGGATGCGGATAAAAACAAAGAAAGACTTGGCGAGATCGAAAAAGAGATAGCTGATCTAAATGAGAAAAAGCTAGCGCTTGATACTAAATTTGAAAACGAAAAGGCCGTTTTTGGCGGAATTTCAAAAGCAACAAAAGAGATCGATAGCTTAAAATCACAAGCTGAGATAGCAAAAAGAAATGGCGATCTTCAAAAGGCTGCCGAGATAGAATACGGCAAGATAGCTGACGCTAAAAAGCACAAACACGAGCTTGAAGAAAAATGGGAGAGCATGAAAAAAGAGGGCGTGCTTCTTAAAAATCAAGTCGATGAAGAGCTTGTGGCTGAAATTTTGAGCAAATGGACTGGAATTTCAGTCAAGAAGATGCTAACAAGTGAAAAAGAGAAGTATCTGCGCATCGAAGAACATCTAAGAGAGAGCGTTGTCGGTCAAGATGATGCACTACACGCACTTGCACGTGCTGTTAAGAGAAATAAAGCAGGGCTAAATGAAGGTCAAAGGCCGATTGGTTCGTTTTTATTTCTTGGTCCAACAGGGGTTGGTAAAACTCAGTCTGCTAAGGCTTTGGCTAAATTCTTGTTTGATGATGAGAAGGCGCTTATCCGCTTTGATATGAGTGAATACATGGAAAAACACAGCGTGAGCAGGCTTCTTGGTGCGCCTCCAGGATATGTAGGCTACGATGAGGGCGGCCAGCTAACAGAGGCGGTTCGCAGAAGACCATACTCAGTCATACTTTTTGACGAGGTTGAAAAGGCTCACAAAGATGTATTTAACATACTTTTGGGGATTTTAGATGACGGACGTGCAACTGATAATAAAGGTGTAACGGTTGATTTTAAAAATACGATCATCATTTTAACTTCAAACATCGCTTCAAATTTCATAATGGAGCTAAAGGGCGAAGATCGTGATGTGGCCGTTAAAAACGAGCTTAAAAACTACTTTAAACCTGAGTTTTTAAACCGTCTTGATGATACCATCATCTTTAATCCTTTAAATGAGCAAGGCCTAATCTCTATCGTTGAGATCATGTTTAAAGAGCTTGAAAAAACTCTTCACAACCGCGGTATCAAAGCAGTTTTGAGTGAAGAGGCTAAGAAATTTATCGCAAAAGCTGGCTTTGACATAGTTTATGGCGCAAGGCCTCTTAGAAGAGCGCTTTATGAGCTAGTTGAAGATAAGATCGCTGATATGATCTTAAAAGATGAGCTTGAAAGTGGCGATGAGATCACCATTGATAGCGATGGTGAGAAGATCATCATTAAGAAAAAATAA
- a CDS encoding inorganic phosphate transporter yields the protein MLRDNLLAFVIFAICSVGFFVWGYQYIPTNNYFLFLIAGMFGLFMAFNIGGNDVANSFGTSVGAKTLTLKQALIIAAIFELSGAIFAGSEVTNTIRNEIVKFPSDLNPMKFVIIMISALLSSGLWLFYASKKGLPVSTTHSIVGGIVGAGLAMGFMIKDPEPFSMVSWSEIGRIAVSWVISPLLGGVMSYIIFGYVKSKIIEPTHELKMNLKALKAERKAYKESFVKALKTKPAEEQIATLSKIAVIDEDEIETTEYSEYRSKIRIMKDSEKEIDTFKAMKKHIPIIAGFAAMVISSMMLFKGLEHINLAFSIIQTVWIIFVIGALAYLASLAIINVMSKNDSEKSINRIFSWFQIFTASSFAFSHGANDIANAVGPFAAVLDVLKTGSINESSPIPSIAMVTFGISLVVGLWFLGKEVITTIGSKLAEILPTTGFSAELASSIVILLATKLGIPVSSTHILIGAVLGIGIVNKNANWKMVRPIILAWLITLPAAAISSAIFYFALAKFLGV from the coding sequence TTGCTTCGAGATAACTTATTGGCATTTGTTATTTTTGCAATTTGTAGCGTTGGATTTTTCGTTTGGGGCTATCAGTATATCCCGACAAATAACTACTTTCTATTCTTGATCGCCGGTATGTTTGGTCTTTTTATGGCCTTTAATATCGGTGGAAATGACGTTGCAAACAGCTTTGGCACAAGTGTTGGCGCTAAGACTCTTACGCTTAAGCAAGCTCTCATCATCGCAGCCATTTTTGAGCTTAGTGGTGCGATATTTGCAGGATCTGAGGTTACAAATACGATTAGAAACGAGATCGTAAAATTCCCAAGCGATCTAAATCCGATGAAATTTGTCATCATCATGATTTCAGCCCTTCTTAGCTCTGGGCTTTGGCTATTTTATGCATCTAAAAAAGGTCTGCCAGTCTCGACCACTCACTCGATCGTTGGCGGCATCGTTGGCGCAGGACTTGCTATGGGATTTATGATAAAAGATCCAGAACCATTTAGCATGGTCTCATGGAGCGAGATCGGTAGAATAGCCGTTAGCTGGGTCATCTCGCCACTGCTTGGCGGCGTGATGTCTTACATAATATTTGGCTACGTAAAAAGCAAGATTATTGAGCCAACACATGAACTTAAAATGAATCTAAAAGCTCTAAAAGCTGAACGAAAAGCTTATAAAGAAAGCTTTGTAAAAGCACTAAAAACAAAGCCGGCTGAGGAGCAAATAGCTACTCTTTCAAAGATTGCAGTCATAGATGAGGACGAGATCGAAACCACTGAATACAGCGAGTATCGCTCAAAAATTCGCATCATGAAAGATAGTGAAAAAGAGATAGATACTTTTAAAGCGATGAAAAAGCACATCCCGATCATCGCTGGATTTGCAGCAATGGTCATCTCATCGATGATGCTTTTTAAAGGGCTAGAGCATATAAATTTAGCCTTTAGTATCATACAAACCGTCTGGATCATCTTTGTGATTGGGGCTCTAGCGTATCTTGCAAGCCTTGCTATCATAAACGTCATGAGCAAAAACGATAGCGAAAAGAGCATCAATAGAATTTTCTCATGGTTTCAAATTTTTACCGCTTCATCTTTTGCATTTTCACATGGTGCAAACGATATCGCAAACGCAGTTGGACCATTTGCAGCCGTACTTGATGTGCTAAAAACTGGCTCTATAAACGAAAGCTCGCCCATACCTAGTATCGCAATGGTAACCTTTGGTATCTCGCTTGTCGTTGGACTTTGGTTTTTAGGCAAAGAGGTGATCACTACTATCGGCTCAAAACTAGCTGAAATTTTACCTACGACCGGCTTCAGCGCTGAGCTTGCCTCAAGTATCGTCATACTTCTAGCCACAAAGCTTGGCATACCAGTTAGCTCGACTCATATCCTAATAGGCGCAGTTTTAGGCATCGGCATCGTAAATAAAAATGCAAACTGGAAAATGGTAAGACCAATCATTCTTGCTTGGCTCATCACGCTTCCAGCAGCTGCTATCTCATCAGCTATATTTTATTTTGCCCTTGCTAAATTTTTAGGCGTTTAG
- a CDS encoding TolC family protein codes for MKFLSLALVLVLSGCAVKNIDENYKQILLEDNASQELNLNTSWWKEYHQSYLDELVELALKNNTDLAKAAINVNKALAQAGILEANLIPSFNAGIETSSNKNIKEGGASSRNFGSSIGFSYELDLWQKLANSKDAAMFETKATKFDLEASKLSVINSVTDAYFQILYLNESIKTYEQILEIYNKLNEIVGLKFELGKEEMLSLKQINSQLLNAQNKIESAKKELVAAKKTLRILLNERPDFELKFEGLTLSPVKKVGVDLEVPTSAIANRPDLRAAIYRIEEGILNYKASQKEFYPSITLGASLKSSTDKKDEAFNLKFLNGNIALNLPFLNYHKLKSNLKVSEANFKLAKLNYISTLNSALNEIDVFYKGYLNDEALLTNYQEQIKNYEEISKIYELKYSYGKVELKQFLEAKNSELEAKIGLLKAKYTLLQDELNIYKAMAGKFNR; via the coding sequence ATGAAATTTCTAAGCTTAGCTTTAGTACTTGTTTTAAGCGGCTGCGCTGTTAAAAATATAGACGAAAACTACAAACAAATTTTACTTGAAGATAACGCCAGCCAGGAGCTAAATTTAAACACTTCTTGGTGGAAAGAGTATCATCAAAGCTACCTTGATGAGCTTGTAGAGCTTGCGCTTAAAAACAATACCGACCTTGCAAAAGCAGCGATAAATGTAAATAAAGCGCTCGCTCAAGCTGGAATTTTGGAGGCAAATCTCATCCCAAGCTTTAACGCTGGCATTGAAACATCAAGCAACAAAAATATAAAAGAGGGCGGTGCTTCTAGCAGAAATTTTGGCTCAAGCATAGGGTTTAGCTATGAGCTTGATCTTTGGCAAAAGCTAGCAAACAGCAAAGATGCAGCGATGTTTGAGACAAAAGCAACTAAATTTGATCTGGAAGCTAGCAAACTAAGTGTGATAAACTCCGTAACAGATGCCTATTTTCAGATCTTATATCTAAATGAGAGCATTAAAACTTATGAGCAAATTTTAGAAATTTATAATAAGCTAAACGAGATAGTTGGGCTTAAATTTGAGCTTGGCAAAGAGGAGATGCTAAGCCTAAAACAGATAAATTCACAGCTTTTAAACGCTCAAAACAAGATAGAAAGTGCTAAAAAAGAGCTTGTGGCTGCTAAAAAAACACTTAGAATTTTGCTAAATGAAAGGCCAGATTTTGAGCTTAAATTTGAGGGCCTCACGCTAAGTCCCGTAAAAAAAGTAGGCGTTGATCTAGAAGTGCCAACAAGTGCCATAGCAAACAGACCAGACCTAAGAGCGGCCATTTACCGCATAGAAGAGGGTATCCTAAACTATAAAGCTAGTCAAAAAGAGTTTTATCCAAGCATCACGCTAGGAGCGAGCCTCAAAAGTAGTACCGACAAAAAAGACGAAGCGTTTAATCTTAAATTTCTAAATGGCAACATTGCTTTAAATTTACCATTTTTAAACTACCACAAACTAAAGTCAAATTTAAAGGTTAGCGAGGCAAATTTTAAGCTTGCAAAACTAAACTACATAAGCACTCTAAATAGCGCGCTAAACGAGATAGATGTATTTTACAAAGGCTATCTAAACGACGAGGCGCTACTTACTAACTACCAAGAGCAGATAAAAAACTATGAGGAAATTTCAAAAATTTACGAGCTAAAATACTCTTATGGCAAGGTCGAGCTAAAGCAGTTTTTAGAAGCAAAAAATAGCGAGTTAGAAGCCAAAATAGGGCTACTAAAGGCAAAATATACGCTTTTACAAGACGAGCTAAATATCTACAAAGCCATGGCTGGTAAATTTAATAGGTAA
- the purC gene encoding phosphoribosylaminoimidazolesuccinocarboxamide synthase, which produces MQKRELIYEGKGKKMYATDDPNLLVAEFKDDLTAFDAQKRGNEAGKGALNNKISTQLFKLLESKGIVTDLVETISDTEQVVKKCEIIPLEVVVRNIATGSLSKRLGIKEGTVLPFTLVEFYYKNDDLHDPLVTDEHCIIMGLVKSEKDLQTLRHTAREINSILFKFFAERNLKLVDFKVEFGIDKDGNIILADEISPDSCRFWDATTNEKLDKDRFRQDLGSVKVAYEEVLRRILS; this is translated from the coding sequence ATGCAAAAAAGAGAGCTTATCTACGAGGGAAAAGGCAAGAAAATGTACGCCACAGACGATCCAAATCTACTTGTGGCTGAATTTAAAGACGATCTAACAGCATTTGATGCTCAAAAAAGAGGCAACGAAGCTGGCAAAGGCGCATTAAATAACAAAATCTCTACTCAGCTTTTTAAACTGCTAGAGAGCAAAGGTATCGTCACTGACCTTGTTGAGACCATCAGCGACACTGAGCAAGTGGTCAAAAAATGCGAGATCATACCTCTTGAAGTTGTTGTGAGAAATATCGCAACTGGCTCACTTAGCAAAAGACTTGGCATAAAAGAAGGCACAGTTCTACCTTTTACACTTGTTGAGTTCTACTACAAAAATGACGATTTACACGATCCACTAGTTACTGATGAGCACTGCATCATCATGGGTCTAGTAAAGAGCGAAAAAGATCTTCAAACACTAAGACATACAGCAAGAGAGATCAACTCTATATTATTTAAATTCTTTGCAGAGAGAAATTTAAAACTAGTTGATTTCAAAGTCGAATTTGGTATCGACAAAGATGGCAACATCATCTTAGCTGACGAGATAAGCCCTGATAGCTGCAGATTTTGGGATGCGACAACAAACGAAAAACTTGACAAAGATAGATTTAGACAAGACCTTGGTAGCGTAAAAGTAGCTTACGAAGAAGTTTTAAGAAGAATTCTTTCTTAA
- a CDS encoding disulfide bond formation protein DsbA, with protein MVIAIDLGSNTFRVALVKKEQNDFSNEQIYENIVGAARGLNESGKIADESKNRLFEVITEAKNKFDFDKFKCAAVATEAFRVASNSEEIFSEIREKFGIKFHIISGKAEAKLTFLGVQNAFKKLGINEKFSIIDIGGASSEIGEDGNFMSFKFGIITFFEKFKTLDLMQKNAKFYTKDAREFLNSLKNRFIVLTSGVPTTIAALRFGLNYENYDPKKVSGYELKNDDLAWFMDELLKMDDKSADTAVGRNRKYPLIAGTLLLEELLIGQEAKFLVIDDGLREGVGVAYLQGKFQEIITNF; from the coding sequence TTGGTTATAGCGATCGATCTTGGCTCAAACACATTTCGCGTAGCGCTTGTCAAAAAAGAGCAAAATGACTTTAGTAATGAGCAAATTTATGAAAATATAGTAGGAGCTGCTAGAGGGCTAAATGAAAGTGGCAAGATAGCAGATGAGTCCAAAAATAGGCTCTTTGAAGTGATAACAGAGGCTAAAAATAAATTTGATTTTGATAAATTTAAATGCGCAGCAGTCGCGACTGAGGCTTTTAGGGTAGCGTCAAATAGCGAGGAAATTTTTAGCGAGATAAGAGAGAAATTTGGCATAAAATTTCATATCATCAGTGGCAAAGCAGAAGCAAAGCTTACATTTTTGGGTGTTCAAAATGCTTTTAAAAAGCTTGGAATCAATGAAAAATTTAGCATCATTGACATCGGTGGAGCAAGCTCAGAGATCGGTGAAGATGGAAATTTTATGAGTTTTAAATTTGGCATTATTACATTTTTTGAAAAATTTAAAACACTTGATCTGATGCAAAAAAATGCAAAATTTTATACAAAAGATGCAAGAGAATTTTTAAATAGCTTAAAAAATAGATTTATCGTGCTGACTTCTGGCGTACCAACTACTATCGCAGCGCTACGATTTGGACTTAACTACGAGAACTATGATCCAAAAAAAGTAAGTGGATATGAGCTTAAAAATGACGATCTTGCTTGGTTTATGGATGAGCTTTTAAAGATGGATGATAAGAGCGCTGACACAGCGGTTGGAAGAAATAGAAAATATCCGCTCATCGCTGGAACCTTGCTTTTAGAGGAGCTTTTAATCGGGCAAGAAGCAAAATTTTTAGTTATCGATGATGGGCTTAGAGAGGGTGTAGGTGTGGCCTATCTGCAAGGAAAATTTCAAGAAATTATCACAAATTTTTAG
- a CDS encoding GatB/YqeY domain-containing protein, whose amino-acid sequence MSIREQILADIKEAMKAKDEFKRDTLRTLNAALKQVEVDQRIEMTDEVVLPLLQKEIKKRADSVELYIKGAREDLAKKEQGEIELIKAYLPAQLSDEELKEKIKKIIEGVGRNLGAVMKMAKDEIGASAEAKRISMIAKELLA is encoded by the coding sequence ATGAGTATAAGAGAGCAAATTTTAGCTGATATAAAAGAGGCTATGAAGGCAAAAGATGAGTTTAAAAGAGATACTTTAAGAACGCTAAATGCAGCACTTAAGCAGGTCGAAGTCGATCAAAGGATCGAAATGACTGATGAAGTGGTACTTCCGCTACTTCAAAAGGAGATCAAAAAGAGGGCTGACTCGGTTGAGCTTTATATAAAAGGTGCTAGAGAGGATTTGGCTAAAAAAGAGCAGGGCGAGATTGAGCTTATTAAGGCATATTTGCCAGCACAACTAAGCGATGAAGAGCTTAAAGAAAAAATAAAAAAGATTATTGAAGGAGTTGGTAGAAATTTAGGCGCTGTAATGAAAATGGCAAAAGATGAGATCGGAGCAAGTGCTGAAGCAAAACGCATAAGTATGATCGCAAAAGAGCTTTTGGCTTAA
- the purS gene encoding phosphoribosylformylglycinamidine synthase subunit PurS, whose product MKAVVNIALRSGVLDPAGKAVEHALNSLGFSGVSNVRIGKQIVLDIDESDKSKAKEQLKVMCEELLANTVIEDYEIVL is encoded by the coding sequence ATGAAAGCTGTTGTAAATATAGCATTAAGAAGTGGGGTCCTTGACCCTGCTGGTAAGGCAGTGGAACACGCGCTAAATTCACTTGGATTTAGCGGCGTTTCAAATGTCAGGATAGGCAAACAAATCGTTTTAGATATCGACGAGAGCGATAAAAGCAAAGCAAAAGAGCAGCTAAAAGTGATGTGTGAAGAGCTTCTAGCAAACACTGTCATCGAAGACTACGAGATCGTGCTATGA
- a CDS encoding S41 family peptidase → MGEILNKFSRFFALKITGALLISSVAVNALFAKSEDEASAKLEALSKLTKTISTVEKYYVDDIKFREIIDKAIAGLMQNLDAHSSFLNEKAYKDMQVQTSGEFGGLGITVGMKDSALTVISPIEDTPADKAGIKSGDIILRIDGNSTIGTTIDEAVNKMRGKPKTPITITILRKGEQKPFDVKIIRDLIKVESVYAKMIENENILYIRVTNFDKNVVTKVKDAIKEHPKANGIILDLRNNPGGLLNQAVDLVDLFVDNGIIVSQKGRDASENVEYKASASKTLSKLPLVVLVNGGSASASEIVSGSLQDHKRAVIIGENTFGKGSVQVILPIDDTEALRLTIARYYLPSGRTIQAVGVTPDVVVHPGKVPQSDDSAFSIKESELKAHLKSELNKINPTSEGNKTEAKDDKNIITQKKVDEDIQLKTAIDTIKILKIKQQ, encoded by the coding sequence ATAGGAGAAATTTTGAATAAATTTAGTAGATTTTTTGCACTAAAAATTACAGGTGCCTTGCTTATCTCAAGTGTAGCAGTGAATGCACTTTTTGCAAAGAGTGAAGACGAAGCAAGTGCGAAGCTTGAAGCACTTTCAAAGCTTACAAAAACAATTTCAACCGTTGAAAAATACTATGTTGATGACATTAAATTTAGAGAGATCATTGATAAAGCCATTGCTGGTTTAATGCAAAATTTAGATGCCCACTCAAGCTTTTTAAATGAAAAAGCTTACAAAGATATGCAGGTGCAAACAAGTGGAGAATTTGGTGGCCTTGGCATAACAGTTGGTATGAAAGATAGCGCACTAACCGTTATCTCACCGATAGAAGATACTCCAGCTGATAAAGCAGGTATAAAATCAGGCGATATTATCTTAAGGATAGATGGCAACTCAACTATCGGTACAACGATAGATGAAGCTGTAAATAAAATGCGCGGCAAGCCAAAAACCCCAATAACTATCACAATTTTGCGAAAAGGTGAGCAAAAACCATTTGACGTAAAGATCATAAGAGATCTTATAAAGGTTGAATCTGTCTATGCAAAAATGATAGAAAACGAAAACATCCTTTATATACGTGTCACAAATTTTGACAAAAACGTCGTCACAAAGGTAAAAGATGCGATTAAAGAGCATCCAAAAGCAAATGGCATCATACTTGATCTTAGAAACAACCCTGGCGGTCTTTTAAATCAAGCTGTTGATCTAGTAGATCTTTTCGTAGATAACGGCATCATCGTCTCTCAAAAGGGTCGTGATGCATCTGAAAATGTAGAGTATAAAGCAAGCGCTAGCAAAACCTTATCAAAACTCCCACTTGTAGTGCTGGTAAATGGCGGAAGTGCAAGTGCTAGCGAGATCGTAAGTGGTTCATTACAAGATCATAAGCGTGCGGTGATAATTGGCGAAAACACATTTGGTAAAGGTAGCGTTCAGGTGATCTTACCAATAGACGATACAGAAGCGCTAAGACTAACCATCGCAAGATACTACTTGCCAAGCGGCAGAACTATCCAAGCTGTTGGCGTAACGCCTGATGTAGTCGTGCATCCTGGCAAAGTGCCACAAAGTGATGATAGTGCATTTAGCATCAAAGAGAGCGAACTAAAAGCGCACCTAAAGAGCGAGCTAAACAAGATAAATCCAACAAGCGAGGGTAATAAAACTGAAGCAAAAGATGATAAAAATATAATTACACAGAAAAAAGTCGATGAAGACATCCAGTTAAAAACAGCGATTGATACGATCAAAATTTTAAAGATAAAACAACAATAA